One segment of Curtobacterium poinsettiae DNA contains the following:
- a CDS encoding DUF4832 domain-containing protein: protein MQHRTITTVALAAALALAVPTTAWASPSGHHSKRTATTSTVTYTASDAVIPNPSRGFDHTTETHYRADGTGYTPLDAATLRGYRAEGVTQVVRVFYMEAFVQQRQLSPAWLALVQHDYDTARAAGVGVITRFAYVQGGSYPYSAPYGDADLPTVLAHIEQLTPTLRRNADVIPTLQGGFIGLWGEGYYTDHFASDPANPGVLTEADKDARRQVLQAELAALPSSRSVQVRTMQMKQDALRTPSGTAGALTPAQAHDGSAASRIGHHNDCFLASPDDFGTFLSNPLSLDQDYLAAESRYVPVGGETCAVNAPRSEYPSASAEMAKYHYSYLNLDYNKDVLATWGADGMTDAAKKLGYRFTMTSSTATSGANPSVAVSIRNDGWAAPYNSRPVQLVLTDGDRRVTVPVDADASSWQPGQSVTVRSSLADVPDGRWSVALALPAPEASVAADPAFAIQTANTGTWDASTGVNHLGQTVVVQH from the coding sequence ATGCAGCACCGCACCATCACCACCGTCGCACTCGCGGCGGCACTCGCACTCGCCGTACCGACCACCGCGTGGGCATCGCCCTCCGGTCACCACTCGAAACGGACCGCGACCACCTCGACCGTGACCTACACGGCGAGCGACGCGGTCATCCCGAACCCCTCGCGCGGGTTCGACCACACCACCGAGACGCACTACCGCGCCGACGGCACCGGGTACACGCCGCTCGACGCCGCGACCCTCCGGGGCTACCGGGCCGAGGGCGTCACGCAGGTCGTCCGGGTGTTCTACATGGAGGCGTTCGTCCAGCAGCGGCAACTCAGCCCGGCCTGGCTCGCGCTCGTGCAGCACGACTACGACACCGCACGCGCAGCCGGCGTGGGTGTGATCACCCGGTTCGCGTACGTCCAGGGTGGCTCGTACCCGTACTCGGCGCCCTACGGTGACGCCGATCTGCCGACCGTGCTCGCGCACATCGAGCAACTCACCCCGACGCTCCGCCGCAACGCCGACGTCATCCCGACCCTGCAGGGGGGATTCATCGGGCTCTGGGGCGAGGGCTACTACACCGACCACTTCGCGAGCGACCCGGCGAACCCGGGCGTGCTGACCGAGGCCGACAAGGACGCCCGACGGCAGGTGCTCCAGGCCGAGCTCGCGGCCCTGCCGTCGAGCCGCTCGGTCCAGGTCCGGACGATGCAGATGAAGCAGGACGCGCTCCGCACCCCGTCCGGCACGGCCGGGGCACTCACCCCGGCGCAGGCGCACGACGGATCAGCAGCGTCGCGCATCGGGCACCACAACGACTGCTTCCTCGCCTCGCCGGACGACTTCGGCACGTTCCTGAGCAACCCGCTGTCGCTCGACCAGGACTACCTGGCGGCGGAGTCGCGGTACGTCCCGGTCGGTGGTGAGACCTGCGCCGTGAACGCGCCGCGGTCCGAGTACCCGTCCGCCTCGGCCGAGATGGCGAAGTACCACTACAGCTACCTCAACCTCGACTACAACAAGGACGTCCTGGCGACCTGGGGCGCGGACGGCATGACCGACGCCGCGAAGAAGCTCGGCTACCGCTTCACGATGACGTCGAGTACCGCCACCTCGGGCGCGAATCCGTCGGTGGCGGTGTCGATCCGGAACGACGGCTGGGCGGCACCGTACAACAGCCGCCCGGTGCAGCTCGTCCTGACCGACGGCGACCGCCGGGTGACCGTGCCGGTGGACGCCGACGCGTCGTCCTGGCAGCCGGGGCAGAGCGTGACCGTCCGGTCGTCGCTCGCCGACGTGCCGGACGGGCGCTGGAGCGTCGCACTCGCCCTGCCTGCGCCGGAGGCCTCGGTGGCGGCGGACCCTGCGTTCGCGATCCAGACGGCGAACACCGGCACGTGGGACGCGAGCACGGGCGTGAACCACCTCGGTCAGACGGTCGTCGTCCAGCACTGA
- a CDS encoding DUF3817 domain-containing protein, producing MTPRSLFRAAAVAELVTWTLLILGMVLKYGLDAGDWGVRIGGGVHGFVFLAYLVVTTVVAVNQRWSLGALVLGWASAVVPYATVPFEVAVARRGMLEGSWRRSPDAHSGFWDRLLFFVVRRPAVAAGIGVVAVALVFTGLLAAGPPVPSRG from the coding sequence ATGACTCCGCGCTCCCTGTTCCGCGCCGCCGCGGTCGCCGAACTCGTGACATGGACCCTGCTCATCCTCGGGATGGTGCTCAAGTACGGCCTGGACGCCGGCGACTGGGGCGTCCGGATCGGCGGTGGGGTGCACGGCTTCGTGTTCCTGGCGTACCTGGTGGTCACGACGGTCGTCGCGGTGAACCAGCGGTGGTCGCTCGGGGCGCTCGTGCTCGGCTGGGCCAGTGCCGTCGTGCCGTACGCCACGGTGCCGTTCGAGGTCGCGGTCGCCCGCCGCGGCATGCTCGAGGGCTCCTGGCGCCGCTCGCCGGACGCCCACTCGGGCTTCTGGGACCGCCTGCTGTTCTTCGTGGTGCGTCGGCCCGCCGTGGCCGCGGGCATCGGGGTCGTGGCCGTCGCCCTCGTCTTCACCGGGCTGCTCGCCGCCGGGCCGCCCGTCCCGTCCCGCGGCTGA
- a CDS encoding NADP-dependent isocitrate dehydrogenase produces the protein MAKIIYTLTDEAPFLATHSFLPVIQAFAGTAGVDVETRDISLAGRIIAQFPERLTDEQRLDDALAELGDLAKTPEANIIKLPNISASIPQLKVAIKELQAQGYDLPDYPDEATTDEQRDVRARYGRVQGSAVNPVLREGNSDRRAPLSVKNYARKHPHRMGTWSRDSKTNVSTMGVDDFRSNEKSWIAPADDVLTITFVAEDGTEQVLKQSIPVLQGEVVDGTVLHVAALETFLREQIERAAAEDVLFSVHLKATMMKISDPIIFGHVIKAFFPSVFERYGADLAAAGLTPNDGLGSILAGLGALPNGAEIERAFKQGIADGPELAMVDSDKGITNLHVPSDVIVDASMPAMIRTSGHMWGPDGDEHDTLAVIPDSSYAGIYQAVLDDCRAHGAFDPSTMGSVPNVGLMAQKAEEYGSHDKTFELPGAGVVRVTTASGDVVIEHDVEPGDIWRACQTKDVAIRDWVKLAVTRARASATPAVFWLDETRAHDANLIGLVRKYLGEHDTDGLQIEILAPEDAMRFSLERIRRGEDTISVTGNVLRDYLTDLFPIMELGTSAKMLSVVPLLGGGGLFETGAGGSAPKHVQQLVQQNYLRWDSLGEFLALAVSLEHLADVTGNERAKILGETLDRATGTFLEQDKSPGRKLGSIDNRGSHFYLAKYWAEELAAQTQDTELAASFADLAAKLGEQEHTIVDELVSVQGHPADIGGYYRPDDAKTSAVMRPSATLNAALAAL, from the coding sequence ATGGCCAAGATCATCTACACCCTCACGGACGAGGCGCCGTTCCTCGCCACCCACTCCTTCCTCCCGGTCATCCAGGCCTTCGCCGGCACCGCGGGTGTCGACGTCGAGACCCGCGACATCTCGCTCGCCGGCCGGATCATCGCCCAGTTCCCGGAGCGGCTCACCGACGAGCAGCGCCTGGACGACGCCCTCGCCGAGCTCGGCGACCTGGCGAAGACCCCCGAGGCGAACATCATCAAACTGCCGAACATCTCGGCGTCGATCCCCCAGCTCAAGGTCGCGATCAAGGAACTGCAGGCGCAGGGCTACGACCTGCCCGACTACCCGGACGAGGCCACGACCGACGAGCAGCGCGACGTCCGCGCCCGCTACGGCCGCGTCCAGGGCAGCGCCGTCAACCCGGTGCTGCGCGAGGGCAACTCCGACCGGCGCGCACCCCTGTCGGTCAAGAACTACGCCCGCAAGCACCCGCACCGCATGGGCACCTGGTCGCGTGACTCGAAGACGAACGTCAGCACCATGGGTGTCGACGACTTCCGGTCGAACGAGAAGTCCTGGATCGCCCCCGCCGACGACGTCCTGACGATCACCTTCGTGGCCGAGGACGGCACCGAGCAGGTCCTCAAGCAGTCGATCCCCGTGCTGCAGGGCGAGGTCGTCGACGGCACCGTGCTGCACGTGGCCGCCCTCGAGACGTTCCTGCGGGAGCAGATCGAGCGCGCCGCCGCCGAGGACGTCCTGTTCTCCGTGCACCTCAAGGCCACGATGATGAAGATCTCGGACCCGATCATCTTCGGGCACGTCATCAAGGCGTTCTTCCCGTCGGTCTTCGAGCGCTACGGCGCCGACCTGGCCGCCGCGGGCCTGACCCCGAACGACGGCCTCGGCTCGATCCTCGCCGGCCTCGGTGCGCTGCCGAACGGCGCCGAGATCGAGCGTGCCTTCAAGCAGGGCATCGCCGACGGCCCCGAGCTCGCCATGGTCGACTCGGACAAGGGCATCACGAACCTGCACGTGCCGAGCGACGTCATCGTCGACGCCTCGATGCCCGCGATGATCCGCACCTCGGGCCACATGTGGGGCCCGGACGGCGACGAGCACGACACCCTCGCCGTCATCCCCGACTCGAGCTACGCCGGCATCTACCAGGCCGTGCTCGACGACTGCCGCGCCCACGGTGCCTTCGACCCGTCGACGATGGGCTCCGTGCCCAACGTCGGCCTGATGGCGCAGAAGGCCGAGGAGTACGGCTCGCACGACAAGACGTTCGAGCTCCCCGGCGCCGGCGTCGTCCGCGTCACGACCGCCTCGGGCGACGTCGTCATCGAGCACGACGTCGAGCCCGGTGACATCTGGCGCGCCTGCCAGACCAAGGACGTCGCCATCCGTGACTGGGTGAAGCTCGCCGTCACCCGCGCCCGTGCCTCCGCGACGCCGGCCGTGTTCTGGCTCGACGAGACCCGCGCGCACGACGCGAACCTCATCGGGCTCGTCCGGAAGTACCTCGGCGAGCACGACACCGACGGCCTGCAGATCGAGATCCTCGCGCCCGAGGACGCCATGCGCTTCTCGCTCGAGCGCATCCGCCGCGGCGAGGACACCATCTCGGTCACCGGCAACGTCCTGCGCGACTACCTGACCGACCTGTTCCCGATCATGGAGCTCGGCACCTCGGCGAAGATGCTCTCCGTCGTCCCGCTGCTCGGCGGTGGTGGCCTGTTCGAGACCGGTGCCGGTGGTTCCGCGCCGAAGCACGTGCAGCAGCTCGTGCAGCAGAACTACCTGCGCTGGGACAGCCTGGGCGAGTTCCTCGCACTGGCGGTCAGCCTCGAGCACCTCGCCGACGTGACGGGCAACGAGCGGGCGAAGATCCTGGGCGAGACCCTCGACCGTGCCACCGGGACGTTCCTCGAGCAGGACAAGTCCCCGGGCCGGAAGCTCGGTTCGATCGACAACCGCGGCAGCCACTTCTACCTGGCGAAGTACTGGGCTGAAGAGCTCGCGGCGCAGACCCAGGACACCGAGCTCGCAGCGTCGTTCGCGGACCTCGCGGCGAAGCTCGGTGAGCAGGAGCACACCATCGTCGACGAGCTCGTCTCGGTGCAGGGGCACCCGGCGGACATCGGCGGCTACTACCGCCCCGACGACGCCAAGACGAGCGCGGTCATGCGTCCGTCCGCCACGTTGAACGCGGCGCTGGCAGCGCTGTAG
- a CDS encoding M23 family metallopeptidase: protein MTTAPELDQHPETPVVHLSRRAALEAERAAARGPHRRSKTAPVAKAVRSEKPAKAAKAVKPAKAAKPAKMPKAAKVTTPVRAVVLASSATEPAGRRSAAARATTEHVDDRIQRVVRRPAPKVTRVASAPPASRSARAGRITLTSAAAAIAMFAASAMPAHASAGTSMATSTIAPVVRTQDYAVTQAVTAAGFDRDGFTVGGGSTVSTKTAGSADTAATAGGAVSFGGAVRSPFPGPVQMSSGFGYRSAPCGACSSLHQGLDFTPGMGTPIGAVAAGKVRVSGTYFSYGNAVIIDHVVDGRQVSTLYGHMIPGSSPLKVGDTVAAGQFIGLVGSSGVSTGAHLHLEVLMDGVTPIDPKAWLEARIGRSLTL, encoded by the coding sequence ATGACGACTGCACCCGAACTCGACCAGCACCCGGAGACCCCGGTGGTGCACCTGTCCCGTCGCGCCGCCCTCGAGGCCGAGCGCGCAGCAGCCCGCGGACCGCACCGTCGCAGCAAGACCGCCCCGGTCGCGAAGGCCGTTCGGTCCGAGAAGCCGGCCAAGGCAGCGAAGGCCGTCAAGCCGGCGAAGGCCGCGAAGCCGGCCAAGATGCCGAAGGCCGCGAAGGTCACCACGCCAGTGCGAGCCGTCGTCCTCGCGTCCTCGGCCACCGAGCCGGCCGGCCGCCGCTCCGCAGCCGCACGCGCCACCACCGAGCACGTCGACGACCGCATCCAGCGCGTCGTCCGCCGCCCCGCACCCAAGGTGACCCGCGTCGCCAGCGCACCCCCGGCCTCCCGGTCGGCCCGTGCCGGACGCATCACGCTCACCAGCGCCGCGGCCGCCATCGCGATGTTCGCCGCATCGGCCATGCCCGCCCACGCGAGCGCCGGGACCTCGATGGCCACCTCGACCATCGCGCCCGTCGTGCGCACCCAGGACTACGCCGTGACCCAGGCGGTCACGGCCGCCGGGTTCGACCGTGACGGGTTCACCGTCGGCGGCGGCTCGACGGTCTCCACGAAGACCGCTGGTTCGGCCGACACCGCGGCGACCGCGGGCGGCGCCGTGTCGTTCGGCGGCGCGGTCCGCTCGCCGTTCCCCGGCCCGGTGCAGATGAGCTCCGGCTTCGGGTACCGCTCGGCACCGTGCGGCGCGTGCTCGTCGCTGCACCAGGGCCTCGACTTCACCCCGGGCATGGGCACGCCGATCGGCGCCGTCGCCGCGGGCAAGGTCCGGGTCTCTGGCACCTACTTCTCGTACGGCAACGCGGTCATCATCGACCACGTGGTCGACGGCCGTCAGGTCTCCACGCTCTACGGTCACATGATCCCCGGCTCCTCGCCGCTCAAGGTCGGCGACACCGTCGCTGCCGGTCAGTTCATCGGGCTCGTCGGGTCCTCCGGCGTCTCGACCGGTGCGCACCTGCACCTCGAGGTCCTGATGGACGGCGTCACGCCGATCGACCCGAAGGCGTGGCTCGAGGCCCGCATCGGCCGCTCGCTCACCCTGTAG